One Apostichopus japonicus isolate 1M-3 chromosome 14, ASM3797524v1, whole genome shotgun sequence genomic window carries:
- the LOC139979440 gene encoding uncharacterized protein isoform X2 produces MLRTIQNLPKVLRAHTPCSSNRNNPSQTPAPVLIERASDHSSEPDRKLCVKPPGHVAIFSSWLPIGPSRGFFDLFSQDRNHEDLTQQQRWQSHRRQHTEFEGFGWGTAVVVAIQLCRALSCAKFPDREANDDFKHPLVTVAKLLPIHPSHRAIARSIISNEHSLADSSTASSVSFSSGDEDCSQDLSICSSGEEASSRKDGGVLDEKQSKFGDEETAGDELKDYQQQSLSTDEILPALEGALVHLRKTSQKTKGMIETMMGIQFASLGRYKKAVSHFESASQLGYSKAQYNLGQCYELGQGVELDLAKAVNLYERAAEQDHPLALYKLGMYHYHGLGATPEDESVGFKFMQRAAEAGVILAHSFLGNYYLQTKTRDVEKAILHLRAAVEEQETESEYLLGLCYEQGWGVHRNMEAAAGLYHRAAKAGYPLAMYSLGTYFEKGLGGVLQDKDQAKRLYTDASKRGLDLASERLRQLSLPEEKENELREGKEARRVMPTAENRSINKLKVSKSENGTMHSSNSESCLSKRGENVRNGSENSLTLSYLSLILPSVLRTSTVGTANEELDNKPVDFQIGDDEENGSSWRLDAVDSVQIAV; encoded by the exons ATGCTCAGAACGATACAGAATCTTCCAAAAG TCCTTCGGGCACATACCCCATGCAGTAGTAACAGAAACAATCCTAGTCAAACCCCAGCTCCTGTGTTGATTGAGAGAGCGTCAGATCACTCTTCAGAACCAGACCGTAAATTATGTGTCAAGCCGCCTGGACATGTAGCCATATTTTCGTCATG GTTACCGATAGGACCATCTCGAGGTTTCTTCGATCTCTTCTCGCAAGATCGTAATCATGAAGATCTCACCCAACAGCAGCGCTGGCAGTCCCATAGGAGGCAGCACACAGAATTTGAAGGGTTCGGCTGG GGTACAGCAGTTGTTGTTGCCATTCAGTTATGCAGAGCACTCTCTTGTGCCAAGTTTCCTGACAGGGAAGCGAATGATGACTTCAAGCACCCTTTGGTCACAGTGGCCAAACTATTGCCGATTCATCCGTCTCACAGAGCTATTGCTAGGAGTATCATCAGCAATGAACATAGCTTAGCAGACTCCAGCACTGCATCCTCCGTATCTTTTAGCTCAGGCGACGAAGATTGCTCGCAGGATTTGTCGATTTGTAGCTCGGGAGAAGAAGCTTCGAGCAGGAAGGATGGTGGAGTCCTTGATGAGAAACAATCCAAGTTTGGAGATGAGGAAACCGCAGGAGATGAATTGAAG GACTATCAACAACAGTCCCTCTCAACTGATGAAATTCTACCAGCACTGGAAGGTGCTTTGGTTCATTTAAGAAAGACTAGCCAGAAAACGAAGGGAATGATTGAGACTATGATGGGCATTCAATTCGCCAGTCTGGGAAGGTATAAGAAAGCAGTGTCACATTTCGAAAGTGCTTCTCAACTTGGTTACAGCAAAGCTCAGTACAATCTCGGACAATGTTATGAGCTTGGACAGGGTGTGGAGTTGGATCTTGCAAAG GCTGTTAACTTGTACGAGAGAGCAGCAGAGCAAGACCATCCTCTCGCCCTGTACAAACTCGGAATGTACCATTATCACGGCTTAGGAGCAACCCCGGAAGATGAATCAGTCGGTTTCAAATTCATGCAAAGAGCAGCAGAGGCCGGAGTTATCCTG GCTCATAGCTTCTTAGGAAATTACTATCTTCAAACCAAGACGAGAGACGTTGAGAAAGCAATACTCCATCTAAGAGCAGCTGTTGAAGAACAG GAGACAGAGTCTGAATACCTACTGGGTCTATGTTACGAACAAGGATGGGGCGTTCACCGCAACATGGAGGCAGCAGCTGGACTCTACCACAGAGCAGCCAAGGCTGGTTATCCTCTAGCTATGTACAGCTTGGGGACTTATTTTGAGAAAGGACTCGGAg GAGTCCTGCAGGATAAAGACCAAGCCAAGAGGCTGTACACAGATGCAAGTAAGAGAGGACTAGACCTGGCTTCTGAAAGGCTAAGACAATTGTCACTTCCGGAAGAGAAAGAGAACGAACTAAGAGAAGGAAAAGAGGCAAGGAGAGTGATGCCCACCGCAGAAAACAGATCAATTAACAAACTTAAAGTATCCAAATCAGAGAACGGTACTATGCATTCATCTAATTCAGAATCATGTCTATCAAAGAGAGGCGAAAACGTCAGAAACGGTAGCGAAAATTCACTGACTCTATCATATTTAAGCCTCATCCTTCCTTCTGTACTACGCACGAGCACTGTAGGCACAGCAAACGAGGAATTGGACAATAAACCCGTGGACTTTCAAATCGGAGATGATGAGGAGAATGGTTCTTCGTGGAGATTGGATGCGGTTGATAGTGTTCAGATTGCAGTCTGA
- the LOC139979440 gene encoding uncharacterized protein isoform X1, with protein MLRTIQNLPKVLRAHTPCSSNRNNPSQTPAPVLIERASDHSSEPDRKLCVKPPGHVAIFSSWLPIGPSRGFFDLFSQDRNHEDLTQQQRWQSHRRQHTEFEGFGWGTAVVVAIQLCRALSCAKFPDREANDDFKHPLVTVAKLLPIHPSHRAIARSIISNEHSLADSSTASSVSFSSGDEDCSQDLSICSSGEEASSRKDGGVLDEKQSKFGDEETAGDELKQDYQQQSLSTDEILPALEGALVHLRKTSQKTKGMIETMMGIQFASLGRYKKAVSHFESASQLGYSKAQYNLGQCYELGQGVELDLAKAVNLYERAAEQDHPLALYKLGMYHYHGLGATPEDESVGFKFMQRAAEAGVILAHSFLGNYYLQTKTRDVEKAILHLRAAVEEQETESEYLLGLCYEQGWGVHRNMEAAAGLYHRAAKAGYPLAMYSLGTYFEKGLGGVLQDKDQAKRLYTDASKRGLDLASERLRQLSLPEEKENELREGKEARRVMPTAENRSINKLKVSKSENGTMHSSNSESCLSKRGENVRNGSENSLTLSYLSLILPSVLRTSTVGTANEELDNKPVDFQIGDDEENGSSWRLDAVDSVQIAV; from the exons ATGCTCAGAACGATACAGAATCTTCCAAAAG TCCTTCGGGCACATACCCCATGCAGTAGTAACAGAAACAATCCTAGTCAAACCCCAGCTCCTGTGTTGATTGAGAGAGCGTCAGATCACTCTTCAGAACCAGACCGTAAATTATGTGTCAAGCCGCCTGGACATGTAGCCATATTTTCGTCATG GTTACCGATAGGACCATCTCGAGGTTTCTTCGATCTCTTCTCGCAAGATCGTAATCATGAAGATCTCACCCAACAGCAGCGCTGGCAGTCCCATAGGAGGCAGCACACAGAATTTGAAGGGTTCGGCTGG GGTACAGCAGTTGTTGTTGCCATTCAGTTATGCAGAGCACTCTCTTGTGCCAAGTTTCCTGACAGGGAAGCGAATGATGACTTCAAGCACCCTTTGGTCACAGTGGCCAAACTATTGCCGATTCATCCGTCTCACAGAGCTATTGCTAGGAGTATCATCAGCAATGAACATAGCTTAGCAGACTCCAGCACTGCATCCTCCGTATCTTTTAGCTCAGGCGACGAAGATTGCTCGCAGGATTTGTCGATTTGTAGCTCGGGAGAAGAAGCTTCGAGCAGGAAGGATGGTGGAGTCCTTGATGAGAAACAATCCAAGTTTGGAGATGAGGAAACCGCAGGAGATGAATTGAAG CAGGACTATCAACAACAGTCCCTCTCAACTGATGAAATTCTACCAGCACTGGAAGGTGCTTTGGTTCATTTAAGAAAGACTAGCCAGAAAACGAAGGGAATGATTGAGACTATGATGGGCATTCAATTCGCCAGTCTGGGAAGGTATAAGAAAGCAGTGTCACATTTCGAAAGTGCTTCTCAACTTGGTTACAGCAAAGCTCAGTACAATCTCGGACAATGTTATGAGCTTGGACAGGGTGTGGAGTTGGATCTTGCAAAG GCTGTTAACTTGTACGAGAGAGCAGCAGAGCAAGACCATCCTCTCGCCCTGTACAAACTCGGAATGTACCATTATCACGGCTTAGGAGCAACCCCGGAAGATGAATCAGTCGGTTTCAAATTCATGCAAAGAGCAGCAGAGGCCGGAGTTATCCTG GCTCATAGCTTCTTAGGAAATTACTATCTTCAAACCAAGACGAGAGACGTTGAGAAAGCAATACTCCATCTAAGAGCAGCTGTTGAAGAACAG GAGACAGAGTCTGAATACCTACTGGGTCTATGTTACGAACAAGGATGGGGCGTTCACCGCAACATGGAGGCAGCAGCTGGACTCTACCACAGAGCAGCCAAGGCTGGTTATCCTCTAGCTATGTACAGCTTGGGGACTTATTTTGAGAAAGGACTCGGAg GAGTCCTGCAGGATAAAGACCAAGCCAAGAGGCTGTACACAGATGCAAGTAAGAGAGGACTAGACCTGGCTTCTGAAAGGCTAAGACAATTGTCACTTCCGGAAGAGAAAGAGAACGAACTAAGAGAAGGAAAAGAGGCAAGGAGAGTGATGCCCACCGCAGAAAACAGATCAATTAACAAACTTAAAGTATCCAAATCAGAGAACGGTACTATGCATTCATCTAATTCAGAATCATGTCTATCAAAGAGAGGCGAAAACGTCAGAAACGGTAGCGAAAATTCACTGACTCTATCATATTTAAGCCTCATCCTTCCTTCTGTACTACGCACGAGCACTGTAGGCACAGCAAACGAGGAATTGGACAATAAACCCGTGGACTTTCAAATCGGAGATGATGAGGAGAATGGTTCTTCGTGGAGATTGGATGCGGTTGATAGTGTTCAGATTGCAGTCTGA